From Daphnia pulicaria isolate SC F1-1A chromosome 4, SC_F0-13Bv2, whole genome shotgun sequence, one genomic window encodes:
- the LOC124336256 gene encoding zinc finger protein 62 homolog isoform X1 — MESSMAAAGRLVFNSNGQRVIQGQPESPSNNNNNGAANAAAAGSTMSPSAGCADSSSHPSSAASSSDNNNNDGRDAAGTPLSDAATERSTPDDIRTSRQTSPIEMNPGRPVSVGVHVVAKKSKVTQHKKKFRNFSMFRSRYSNFQHHSIMAEFICCHCGKKFRNVPLLRKHKKYVHEVSNAACDVCEKTFKNLAHLRRHQRYAHRVSNIAACDVCEKTFKNADCLRIHKSKIHEVSNAACDVCEKTFRNVTRLREHKTNVHEISNNAACDVCEKTFQNLARLRRHQNYAHRVSNIAACDVCEKTFQNLARLRRHQRYAHRVSNIAACDVCEKTFKNAYCLRSHKEKAHQVSNAACDVCEKTFRNVSLLRSHKTNVHEVSIISACDECEKTYKNVSSLRLHKKRTHQCNNYSKLDN; from the exons ATGGAATCGTCAATGGCCGCCGCCGGACGGCTCGTCTTCAACTCGAATGGCCAGCGCGTCATTCAAGGCCAGCCGGAATCGCcttccaacaacaataacaacggaGCCGCCAATGCCGCTGCCGCCGGATCGACCATGTCGCCGTCGGCTGGATGTGCGGATTCGTCATCTCATCCATCGTCGGCGGCCTCATCgtccgacaacaacaacaacgatggCCGCGACGCTGCCGGAACGCCCCTATCGGATGCGGCGACGGAACGATCGACTCCGGACGACATCCGCACCTCTCGAC AGACGAGTCCCATCGAGATGAATCCCGGACGTCCTGTCAGCGTAGGCGTCCATGTGGTGGCCAAGAAATCCAAAGTCACTCAGCATAAAAAGAAGTTTCgcaatttttcaatgtttcgCTCAAGATATTCAAACTTTCAACATCATTCAA tcatgGCAGAATTTATTTGTTGTCATTGTgggaaaaaattcagaaatgtGCCACTTTTAAGAAAGCACAAAAAATACGTACATGAAG tctCCAATGCTGCCTGTGACGTATgtgaaaaaaccttcaaaaatTTGGCACATCTGAGACGTCACCAAAGATACGCTCATCGAG TCTCCAACATTGCTGCCTGTGATGTATgtgaaaaaacattcaaaaatgcggACTGTCTGAGAATAcataaaagtaaaattcatGAAG tctCTAATGCTGCCTGTGACGTatgtgaaaaaactttcagaaaTGTGACACGTTTAAGAGAGCACAAAACTAACGTACATGAAA TCTCTAATAATGCTGCCTGTGACGTATGTGAAAAAACTTTCCAAAATTTGGCACGTCTGAGACGTCACCAAAATTACGCTCATCGAG TCTCCAACATTGCTGCCTGTGATGTATGTGAAAAAACTTTCCAAAATTTGGCACGTCTGAGACGTCACCAAAGATACGCTCATCGAG TCTCCAACATTGCTGCCTGTGATGTATgtgaaaaaacattcaaaaacgcGTACTGTCTGAGAAGTCACAAAGAAAAAGCACATCAAG tctCTAATGCTGCCTGTGACGTATGTGAAAAAACTTTCCGAAATGTGTCACTTTTAAGAAGTCACAAAACTAACGTTCATGAAG TCTCCATCATTTCTGCCTGTGATGAATGTGAAAAAACTTACAAAAATGTGTCAAGTCTGAGACTTCACAAAAAACGAACTCATCAAT GTAACAACTATAGTAAACTCGATAACTGA
- the LOC124336256 gene encoding zinc finger protein 454-like isoform X2 gives MESSMAAAGRLVFNSNGQRVIQGQPESPSNNNNNGAANAAAAGSTMSPSAGCADSSSHPSSAASSSDNNNNDGRDAAGTPLSDAATERSTPDDIRTSRQTSPIEMNPGRPVSVGVHVVAKKSKVTQHKKKFRNFSMFRSRYSNFQHHSIMAEFICCHCGKKFRNVPLLRKHKKYVHEVSNAACDVCEKTFKNLAHLRRHQRYAHRVSNIAACDVCEKTFKNADCLRIHKSKIHEVSNNAACDVCEKTFQNLARLRRHQNYAHRVSNIAACDVCEKTFQNLARLRRHQRYAHRVSNIAACDVCEKTFKNAYCLRSHKEKAHQVSNAACDVCEKTFRNVSLLRSHKTNVHEVSIISACDECEKTYKNVSSLRLHKKRTHQCNNYSKLDN, from the exons ATGGAATCGTCAATGGCCGCCGCCGGACGGCTCGTCTTCAACTCGAATGGCCAGCGCGTCATTCAAGGCCAGCCGGAATCGCcttccaacaacaataacaacggaGCCGCCAATGCCGCTGCCGCCGGATCGACCATGTCGCCGTCGGCTGGATGTGCGGATTCGTCATCTCATCCATCGTCGGCGGCCTCATCgtccgacaacaacaacaacgatggCCGCGACGCTGCCGGAACGCCCCTATCGGATGCGGCGACGGAACGATCGACTCCGGACGACATCCGCACCTCTCGAC AGACGAGTCCCATCGAGATGAATCCCGGACGTCCTGTCAGCGTAGGCGTCCATGTGGTGGCCAAGAAATCCAAAGTCACTCAGCATAAAAAGAAGTTTCgcaatttttcaatgtttcgCTCAAGATATTCAAACTTTCAACATCATTCAA tcatgGCAGAATTTATTTGTTGTCATTGTgggaaaaaattcagaaatgtGCCACTTTTAAGAAAGCACAAAAAATACGTACATGAAG tctCCAATGCTGCCTGTGACGTATgtgaaaaaaccttcaaaaatTTGGCACATCTGAGACGTCACCAAAGATACGCTCATCGAG TCTCCAACATTGCTGCCTGTGATGTATgtgaaaaaacattcaaaaatgcggACTGTCTGAGAATAcataaaagtaaaattcatGAAG TCTCTAATAATGCTGCCTGTGACGTATGTGAAAAAACTTTCCAAAATTTGGCACGTCTGAGACGTCACCAAAATTACGCTCATCGAG TCTCCAACATTGCTGCCTGTGATGTATGTGAAAAAACTTTCCAAAATTTGGCACGTCTGAGACGTCACCAAAGATACGCTCATCGAG TCTCCAACATTGCTGCCTGTGATGTATgtgaaaaaacattcaaaaacgcGTACTGTCTGAGAAGTCACAAAGAAAAAGCACATCAAG tctCTAATGCTGCCTGTGACGTATGTGAAAAAACTTTCCGAAATGTGTCACTTTTAAGAAGTCACAAAACTAACGTTCATGAAG TCTCCATCATTTCTGCCTGTGATGAATGTGAAAAAACTTACAAAAATGTGTCAAGTCTGAGACTTCACAAAAAACGAACTCATCAAT GTAACAACTATAGTAAACTCGATAACTGA
- the LOC124336256 gene encoding zinc finger protein 62-like isoform X3, which yields MESSMAAAGRLVFNSNGQRVIQGQPESPSNNNNNGAANAAAAGSTMSPSAGCADSSSHPSSAASSSDNNNNDGRDAAGTPLSDAATERSTPDDIRTSRQTSPIEMNPGRPVSVGVHVVAKKSKVTQHKKKFRNFSMFRSRYSNFQHHSIMAEFICCHCGKKFRNVPLLRKHKKYVHEVSNAACDVCEKTFKNLAHLRRHQRYAHRVSNIAACDVCEKTFKNADCLRIHKSKIHEVSNNAACDVCEKTFQNLARLRRHQNYAHRVSNIAACDVCEKTFKNAYCLRSHKEKAHQVSNAACDVCEKTFRNVSLLRSHKTNVHEVSIISACDECEKTYKNVSSLRLHKKRTHQCNNYSKLDN from the exons ATGGAATCGTCAATGGCCGCCGCCGGACGGCTCGTCTTCAACTCGAATGGCCAGCGCGTCATTCAAGGCCAGCCGGAATCGCcttccaacaacaataacaacggaGCCGCCAATGCCGCTGCCGCCGGATCGACCATGTCGCCGTCGGCTGGATGTGCGGATTCGTCATCTCATCCATCGTCGGCGGCCTCATCgtccgacaacaacaacaacgatggCCGCGACGCTGCCGGAACGCCCCTATCGGATGCGGCGACGGAACGATCGACTCCGGACGACATCCGCACCTCTCGAC AGACGAGTCCCATCGAGATGAATCCCGGACGTCCTGTCAGCGTAGGCGTCCATGTGGTGGCCAAGAAATCCAAAGTCACTCAGCATAAAAAGAAGTTTCgcaatttttcaatgtttcgCTCAAGATATTCAAACTTTCAACATCATTCAA tcatgGCAGAATTTATTTGTTGTCATTGTgggaaaaaattcagaaatgtGCCACTTTTAAGAAAGCACAAAAAATACGTACATGAAG tctCCAATGCTGCCTGTGACGTATgtgaaaaaaccttcaaaaatTTGGCACATCTGAGACGTCACCAAAGATACGCTCATCGAG TCTCCAACATTGCTGCCTGTGATGTATgtgaaaaaacattcaaaaatgcggACTGTCTGAGAATAcataaaagtaaaattcatGAAG TCTCTAATAATGCTGCCTGTGACGTATGTGAAAAAACTTTCCAAAATTTGGCACGTCTGAGACGTCACCAAAATTACGCTCATCGAG TCTCCAACATTGCTGCCTGTGATGTATgtgaaaaaacattcaaaaacgcGTACTGTCTGAGAAGTCACAAAGAAAAAGCACATCAAG tctCTAATGCTGCCTGTGACGTATGTGAAAAAACTTTCCGAAATGTGTCACTTTTAAGAAGTCACAAAACTAACGTTCATGAAG TCTCCATCATTTCTGCCTGTGATGAATGTGAAAAAACTTACAAAAATGTGTCAAGTCTGAGACTTCACAAAAAACGAACTCATCAAT GTAACAACTATAGTAAACTCGATAACTGA